Proteins encoded by one window of Macaca mulatta isolate MMU2019108-1 chromosome 10, T2T-MMU8v2.0, whole genome shotgun sequence:
- the LIME1 gene encoding lck-interacting transmembrane adapter 1 isoform X1, whose product MKCGTPAQAALRKTSVAQGGAGLLAWGVRTLLSGDGAAGSCLDTFLPTCQCLGHFLGKDIKVISSQCHSVEISWLQGLWGEKGSWLHRMGLPVSWAPPALWVLGCCALLLWLWSLCTACRRPEDALAPRKRVRRQRAKLQGSAMGAEASLLRRTHLCSLSKSDTRLHELHRGPRSSRALRPASMDLLRPHWLEVSRDITGPQAALSAFPLQELPWALPAAAATARCAGPEATYSNVGLAALPGVSLAASPVVAEYARVQKRKGTQRSPQEPQLGKAEVTPAAQVDVLYSRVCKPKRRDPGPTTDPLNPKGQGAILALASDLAYATLPLRALDADSSPLENVYESIRELGDPAGRSSTCGTRTPPASSCPSLGRGWRPLPAPNTQGLALRPPERPVPRPAPPHS is encoded by the exons ATGAAGTGTGGGACCCCGGCACAGGCTGCCCTCAGAAAGACCAGTGTTGCCCAAGGAGGGGCCGGCCTGCTGGCCTGGGGCGTGCGGACCCTGCTGAGTGGAGACGGGGCTGCAGGGTCCTGTCTGGACACTTTCTTGCCCACCTGCCAGTGTCTTGGGCATTTCCTTGGCAAGGACATTAAAGTGATTTCATCACAGTGTCATTCAGTGGAGATCAGCTGGCTGCAGGGTCTCTGGGGAGAGAAGG GGTCTTGGCTTCACAGGATGGGGCTGCCAGTGTCCTGGGCTCCTCCTGCCCTCTGGGTTCTAGGGTGCTGCGCCCTGCTCCTCTGGCTGTGGTCGCTGTGCACAGCCTGCCGCAG GCCTGAGGACGCTCTAGCCCCCAGGAAGAGGGTGCGGAGGCAGCGGGCGAAGCTGCAGGGCAGTGCGATGGGAGCGGAAGCG TCCCTGCTGAGGCGGACCCACCTCTGCTCCCTCAGCAAGTCGGACACCAGACTGCACGAGCTGCACCGGGGCCCGCGCAGCAGCAGGG ccctgcgGCCTGCCAGCATGGATCTCCTGCGCCCACACTGGCTGGAGGTGTCCAGGGACATTACCGGACCGCAGGCAGCCCTCTCTGCCTTCCCGCTCCAGGAGCTGCCCTGGGCTCTGCCGGCAGCTGCAGCCACCGCAAGGTGCGCTGGCCCCGAGGCCACCTATTCCAACGTGGGGCTGGCGGCCCTCCCCGGGGTCAGCTTGGCGGCCAGCCCTGTGGTGGCTGAGTATGCCCGCGTCCAGAAGCGCAAAGGGACCCAACGCAGCCCCCAAGAGCCACAGctggggaaggctgaggtgacCCCGGCCGCTCAG GTGGACGTCCTGTACTCCAGGGTCTGCAAGCCTAAAAGGAGGGACCCAGGACCCACCACAGACCCGCTGAACCCCAAGGGCCAGGGAGCGATTCTGGCCCTGGCGAGTGACCTGGCCTACGCGACCCTCCCGCTCAGGGCCCTGGATGCGGACAGCAGCCCCCTGGAAAACGTGTATGAGAGCATCCGGGAGCTGGGGGACCCTGCTGGCAGGAGCAGCACGTGCGGGACTCGGACGCCCCCTGCTTCCAGCTGCCCCAGCCTAGGGAGGGGCTGGAGACCCCTCCCTGCCCCGAACACTCAAGGACTTGCGCTCCGGCCTCCAGAGAGGCCCgtcccccgccccgccccgcctcacAGCTGA
- the LIME1 gene encoding lck-interacting transmembrane adapter 1 isoform X3 — protein sequence MKCGTPAQAALRKTSVAQGGAGLLAWGVRTLLSGDGAAGSCLDTFLPTCQCLGHFLGKDIKVISSQCHSVEISWLQGLWGEKGSWLHRMGLPVSWAPPALWVLGCCALLLWLWSLCTACRRPEDALAPRKRVRRQRAKLQGSAMGAEASLLRRTHLCSLSKSDTRLHELHRGPRSSRALRPASMDLLRPHWLEVSRDITGPQAALSAFPLQELPWALPAAAATARCAGPEATYSNVGLAALPGVSLAASPVVAEYARVQKRKGTQRSPQEPQLGKAEVTPAAQGPGCGQQPPGKRV from the exons ATGAAGTGTGGGACCCCGGCACAGGCTGCCCTCAGAAAGACCAGTGTTGCCCAAGGAGGGGCCGGCCTGCTGGCCTGGGGCGTGCGGACCCTGCTGAGTGGAGACGGGGCTGCAGGGTCCTGTCTGGACACTTTCTTGCCCACCTGCCAGTGTCTTGGGCATTTCCTTGGCAAGGACATTAAAGTGATTTCATCACAGTGTCATTCAGTGGAGATCAGCTGGCTGCAGGGTCTCTGGGGAGAGAAGG GGTCTTGGCTTCACAGGATGGGGCTGCCAGTGTCCTGGGCTCCTCCTGCCCTCTGGGTTCTAGGGTGCTGCGCCCTGCTCCTCTGGCTGTGGTCGCTGTGCACAGCCTGCCGCAG GCCTGAGGACGCTCTAGCCCCCAGGAAGAGGGTGCGGAGGCAGCGGGCGAAGCTGCAGGGCAGTGCGATGGGAGCGGAAGCG TCCCTGCTGAGGCGGACCCACCTCTGCTCCCTCAGCAAGTCGGACACCAGACTGCACGAGCTGCACCGGGGCCCGCGCAGCAGCAGGG ccctgcgGCCTGCCAGCATGGATCTCCTGCGCCCACACTGGCTGGAGGTGTCCAGGGACATTACCGGACCGCAGGCAGCCCTCTCTGCCTTCCCGCTCCAGGAGCTGCCCTGGGCTCTGCCGGCAGCTGCAGCCACCGCAAGGTGCGCTGGCCCCGAGGCCACCTATTCCAACGTGGGGCTGGCGGCCCTCCCCGGGGTCAGCTTGGCGGCCAGCCCTGTGGTGGCTGAGTATGCCCGCGTCCAGAAGCGCAAAGGGACCCAACGCAGCCCCCAAGAGCCACAGctggggaaggctgaggtgacCCCGGCCGCTCAG GGCCCTGGATGCGGACAGCAGCCCCCTGGAAAACGTGTATGA
- the LIME1 gene encoding lck-interacting transmembrane adapter 1 isoform X2: protein MGLPVSWAPPALWVLGCCALLLWLWSLCTACRRPEDALAPRKRVRRQRAKLQGSAMGAEASLLRRTHLCSLSKSDTRLHELHRGPRSSRALRPASMDLLRPHWLEVSRDITGPQAALSAFPLQELPWALPAAAATARCAGPEATYSNVGLAALPGVSLAASPVVAEYARVQKRKGTQRSPQEPQLGKAEVTPAAQVDVLYSRVCKPKRRDPGPTTDPLNPKGQGAILALASDLAYATLPLRALDADSSPLENVYESIRELGDPAGRSSTCGTRTPPASSCPSLGRGWRPLPAPNTQGLALRPPERPVPRPAPPHS from the exons ATGGGGCTGCCAGTGTCCTGGGCTCCTCCTGCCCTCTGGGTTCTAGGGTGCTGCGCCCTGCTCCTCTGGCTGTGGTCGCTGTGCACAGCCTGCCGCAG GCCTGAGGACGCTCTAGCCCCCAGGAAGAGGGTGCGGAGGCAGCGGGCGAAGCTGCAGGGCAGTGCGATGGGAGCGGAAGCG TCCCTGCTGAGGCGGACCCACCTCTGCTCCCTCAGCAAGTCGGACACCAGACTGCACGAGCTGCACCGGGGCCCGCGCAGCAGCAGGG ccctgcgGCCTGCCAGCATGGATCTCCTGCGCCCACACTGGCTGGAGGTGTCCAGGGACATTACCGGACCGCAGGCAGCCCTCTCTGCCTTCCCGCTCCAGGAGCTGCCCTGGGCTCTGCCGGCAGCTGCAGCCACCGCAAGGTGCGCTGGCCCCGAGGCCACCTATTCCAACGTGGGGCTGGCGGCCCTCCCCGGGGTCAGCTTGGCGGCCAGCCCTGTGGTGGCTGAGTATGCCCGCGTCCAGAAGCGCAAAGGGACCCAACGCAGCCCCCAAGAGCCACAGctggggaaggctgaggtgacCCCGGCCGCTCAG GTGGACGTCCTGTACTCCAGGGTCTGCAAGCCTAAAAGGAGGGACCCAGGACCCACCACAGACCCGCTGAACCCCAAGGGCCAGGGAGCGATTCTGGCCCTGGCGAGTGACCTGGCCTACGCGACCCTCCCGCTCAGGGCCCTGGATGCGGACAGCAGCCCCCTGGAAAACGTGTATGAGAGCATCCGGGAGCTGGGGGACCCTGCTGGCAGGAGCAGCACGTGCGGGACTCGGACGCCCCCTGCTTCCAGCTGCCCCAGCCTAGGGAGGGGCTGGAGACCCCTCCCTGCCCCGAACACTCAAGGACTTGCGCTCCGGCCTCCAGAGAGGCCCgtcccccgccccgccccgcctcacAGCTGA
- the SLC2A4RG gene encoding SLC2A4 regulator isoform X1 — protein sequence MESPPPRAAGRDPGALRAEAPWLHAEGPGPRAAPVTVPTPPQGSSVGGGFAGLEFARPPESEPRASDLGAPGKWAGAAAGPRTPSAHIPVPAQRATPGKARLDEVMAAAALTSLSTSPLLLGAPVAAFSPEPGLEPWKEALLRPPGSYSSSSNSGDWGWDLASDQSSPSTPSPPLPPEAAHFLFGEPTLRKRKSPAQVMFQCLWKSCGKVLSTASAMQRHIRLVHLGRRQAEPEQSDGEEDFYYTELDVGVDTLTDGLSSLTPVSPTASMPPAFPRLELPELLEPPALPSPLRPTALPLPPPPPPVLSAVANPQSCHSDRVYQGCLTPARLEPQPTEVGACPPALSSRTGVSLRKPRGDAKKCRKVYGMERRDLWCTACRWKKACQRFLD from the exons ATGGAGAGCCCCCCGCCCCGCGCCGCCGGCCGGGACCCCGGTGCGCTGCGGGCCGAGGCGCCCTGGCTGCACGCAGAGGGTCCGGGGCCGCGCGCCGCGCCCGTGACGGTGCCCACGCCGCCGCAG GGCTCTTCCGTGGGCGGCGGCTTCGCGGGCTTGGAGTTCGCGCGGCCGCCGGAGTCGGAGCCGCGGGCCTCGGACCTGGGGGCCCCCGGGAAGtgggcgggggcggcggcggggcCCCGGACTCCATCGGCGCACATCCCCGTCCCAGCGCAGAG AGCCACCCCAGGAAAAGCCCGGCTGGACGAGGTCATGGCTGCTGCTGCCCTTACAAGCCTGTCCACCAGCCCTCTCCTTCTGGGGGCCCCAGTTGCAGCGTTCAGCCCAG AGCCTGGCCTGGAGCCCTGGAAGGAGGCCCTCCTACGGCCCCCAGGCAgctacagcagcagcagcaacagtgGAGACTGGGGCTGGGACCTGGCCAGTGACCAGTCCTCTCCGTCCACCCCGTCACCCCCACTCCCCCCCGAGGCAGCCCACTTTCTGTTCGGGGAGCCCACGCTGAGGAAAAGGAAG AGCCCGGCCCAGGTCATGTTCCAGTGTCTGTGGAAGAGCTGTGGGAAGGTGTTGAGCACGGCATCCGCGATGCAGAGACACATCCGCCTGGTGCACCTGGG caggAGGCAGGCAGAGCCTGAGCAGAGTGATGGTGAGGAGGATTTCTACTACACAGAGCTGGATGTCGGTGTGGACACGCTGACGGACGGGCTGTCCAGCCTGACTCCAGTGTCCCCCACGGCCTCCATGCCGCCTGCCTTTCCCCGCCTGGAGCTGCCAGAGCTGCTGGAACCCCCAGCCCTGCCTAGTCCCCTGCGGCCAAccgccctgcccctgcccccgcCTCCACCCCCTGTCCTGAGCGCTGTTGCTAACCCCCAGTCCTGCCACAGTGACCGTGTCTACCAG GGCTGCCTGACGCCTGCCCGCCTGGAGCCGCAGCCCACGGAGGTCGGAGCCTGcccacccgccttgtcctccaGGACTGGAGTCAGCCTGAG GAAGCCCCGCGGCGATGCGAAGAAGTGCCGGAAAGTGTATGGCATGGAGCGCCGGGACCTGTGGTGCACAGCCTGCCGCTGGAAGAAGGCCTGCCAGCGGTTCCTGGACTAA
- the SLC2A4RG gene encoding SLC2A4 regulator isoform X2 has translation MESPPPRAAGRDPGALRAEAPWLHAEGPGPRAAPVTVPTPPQGSSVGGGFAGLEFARPPESEPRASDLGAPGKWAGAAAGPRTPSAHIPVPAQRATPGKARLDEVMAAAALTSLSTSPLLLGAPVAAFSPEPGLEPWKEALLRPPGSYSSSSNSGDWGWDLASDQSSPSTPSPPLPPEAAHFLFGEPTLRKRKSPAQVMFQCLWKSCGKVLSTASAMQRHIRLVHLGRQAEPEQSDGEEDFYYTELDVGVDTLTDGLSSLTPVSPTASMPPAFPRLELPELLEPPALPSPLRPTALPLPPPPPPVLSAVANPQSCHSDRVYQGCLTPARLEPQPTEVGACPPALSSRTGVSLRKPRGDAKKCRKVYGMERRDLWCTACRWKKACQRFLD, from the exons ATGGAGAGCCCCCCGCCCCGCGCCGCCGGCCGGGACCCCGGTGCGCTGCGGGCCGAGGCGCCCTGGCTGCACGCAGAGGGTCCGGGGCCGCGCGCCGCGCCCGTGACGGTGCCCACGCCGCCGCAG GGCTCTTCCGTGGGCGGCGGCTTCGCGGGCTTGGAGTTCGCGCGGCCGCCGGAGTCGGAGCCGCGGGCCTCGGACCTGGGGGCCCCCGGGAAGtgggcgggggcggcggcggggcCCCGGACTCCATCGGCGCACATCCCCGTCCCAGCGCAGAG AGCCACCCCAGGAAAAGCCCGGCTGGACGAGGTCATGGCTGCTGCTGCCCTTACAAGCCTGTCCACCAGCCCTCTCCTTCTGGGGGCCCCAGTTGCAGCGTTCAGCCCAG AGCCTGGCCTGGAGCCCTGGAAGGAGGCCCTCCTACGGCCCCCAGGCAgctacagcagcagcagcaacagtgGAGACTGGGGCTGGGACCTGGCCAGTGACCAGTCCTCTCCGTCCACCCCGTCACCCCCACTCCCCCCCGAGGCAGCCCACTTTCTGTTCGGGGAGCCCACGCTGAGGAAAAGGAAG AGCCCGGCCCAGGTCATGTTCCAGTGTCTGTGGAAGAGCTGTGGGAAGGTGTTGAGCACGGCATCCGCGATGCAGAGACACATCCGCCTGGTGCACCTGGG gAGGCAGGCAGAGCCTGAGCAGAGTGATGGTGAGGAGGATTTCTACTACACAGAGCTGGATGTCGGTGTGGACACGCTGACGGACGGGCTGTCCAGCCTGACTCCAGTGTCCCCCACGGCCTCCATGCCGCCTGCCTTTCCCCGCCTGGAGCTGCCAGAGCTGCTGGAACCCCCAGCCCTGCCTAGTCCCCTGCGGCCAAccgccctgcccctgcccccgcCTCCACCCCCTGTCCTGAGCGCTGTTGCTAACCCCCAGTCCTGCCACAGTGACCGTGTCTACCAG GGCTGCCTGACGCCTGCCCGCCTGGAGCCGCAGCCCACGGAGGTCGGAGCCTGcccacccgccttgtcctccaGGACTGGAGTCAGCCTGAG GAAGCCCCGCGGCGATGCGAAGAAGTGCCGGAAAGTGTATGGCATGGAGCGCCGGGACCTGTGGTGCACAGCCTGCCGCTGGAAGAAGGCCTGCCAGCGGTTCCTGGACTAA